One genomic region from Myxocyprinus asiaticus isolate MX2 ecotype Aquarium Trade chromosome 27, UBuf_Myxa_2, whole genome shotgun sequence encodes:
- the LOC127418228 gene encoding GTP-binding nuclear protein Ran, whose protein sequence is MAENEPQVQFKLVLVGDGGTGKTTFVKRHLTGEFEKKYVATLGVEVHPLVFHTNRGAIKYNVWDTAGQEKFGGLRDGYYIQAQCAIIMFDVTSRVTYKNVPNWHRDLVRVCENIPIVLCGNKVDIKDRKVKAKSIVFHRKKNLQYYDISAKSNYNFEKPFLWLARKLIGDPNLEFVEMPALAPPEIAMDPTLAAQYEHDLKVASETALPDEDDDL, encoded by the exons ATGGCAGAGAACGAACCACAAGTTCAGTTTAAG CTGGTCCTGGTAGGAGATGGAGGTACGGGGAAAACCACCTTTGTAAAGAGACACTTGACTGGAGAGTTTGAAAAGAAATATGTTG cCACACTTGGAGTTGAGGTACATCCACTGGTCTTCCACACCAACAGAGGTGCCATCAAATATAATGTATGGGACACAGCTGGACAGGAGAAGTTCGGAGGCCTGAGAGATGGATACTACATCCAGG ctCAGTGTGCAATCATCATGTTTGATGTAACTTCTCGAGTGACCTATAAAAATGTGCCCAACTGGCATCGTGACTTGGTTCGTGTGTGCGAGAACATTCCCATTGTGCTGTGTGGTAATAAAGTGGACATCAAGGACAGGAAGGTGAAAGCAAAGAGCATTGTGTTCCATCGTAAGAAGAATTTACAG TACTATGACATCTCTGCAAAGAGTAATTATAACTTCGAGAAACCCTTCCTGTGGCTTGCACGGAAGCTGATTGGTGATCCAAACCTGGAGTTTGTTGAGATGCCTGCCCTTGCCCCACCTGAAATTGCTATGGACCCGACGCTTGCTGCACAGTATGAGCACGACCTGAAA GTGGCATCAGAAACAGCTCTCCCAGATGAAGATGACGACCTTTAA
- the LOC127417928 gene encoding uncharacterized protein LOC127417928, which yields MSDKTDHSEDEERKSVLGVTVVETNRFGFILGNGEIDSDGPCPELVRHRETKWLSLIKQWEQVMEKKSSKVKSQCQKGIPASVRAKCWPLLCGAMDRMKKNVKLYERLVEAPDQQGWTDIIKRDTDRQFPFHEMFHSKDGHGYPKLFFPLEILFWSFLLSLHQKDLLQVLKAYTQYRPEEGYCQAQGPVAAVLLMNMPAEEAFWCLVQISELYLPGYYSPLLEGVLFDAAVLSSVLKKLCPAAHKHLQNQGVEPLMFATDWLMCLYSRHLPFNTLLRVWDLFFCYGVRVLFQVAVVLVRRCLGQGRLRKECDGQMETLERLRGVKERVQNDQADTFIHEVCSVPLSLADLQKQTEKETEKWKVERPDSTFDLRGRCHGYRMAWERGQVKQKENEKERQRGNLTLPLMRSHSSLSPSILQKKWRKRSSRTETEEWDGGGRTFSQGLTEESDDGDVRRRSVCGVIGEQKAKQDRLAHELYTHKQKDHNTHTTISPQKPKGLLVVSSSIESHVLEDGHKDTICRSQLQSVTERDSVEQEDTLHTDTGHRKEETKVSLNQHNDTLDTEQCKCDDKERIAAGLVEEDIQTHEHHEHNVERETCQGIQNTENKTHQNEQSTKECTNQDKQNTEELTNQNEQSTKEQKNQDKQTCQDEQYVEIKITSESCEECIQTNYDPQEVYMQTNTGKQEEQIQSDSIIQEDITQTVSCKCDGTGTDNLQKVTIHEDNQQDEENIQNLENITEGEVQTPVVQEYQRSHTSRDQYEEQTTGENHTYVGKEEAGFQHEVVGDGEILEKREKGKEEERKVSNSDDHIGEKETLQTSEEVPSSSLETKETAIEHPDISVSAHGLADPVHQSQSSDPEQNDMDATVISSDSDHSPVDSKKVEVILGCGNPEQSEVGASGETDFHETWEEDVAVASKNSKDINMNAAPAAMCGNIKTSEINTEHCGVNKTAGSENIKCCEMYASEKSSNLGHDEEDDICRSGDTDSEEMHVKMGSGDPENKKLQGATGSANTKCIQIITGSGNHESEVVDSFVGSGNPECKDVHAGVRYGNPDCIQITTESGIHESNVVDSAVGSANPENDTVESADGSGNPECKFMHVMIESSNPESNEVHVGTGSSNTACKEVQFATGSGNPESNDVHVGVGYGNSEGIQISAASSNYEGPIVDSAVRSGNPECNMVDTANGSGNPLHNIACTKPDKSQDLESTSSKTASKSSTANVLPTQHCVGRTSSSRSFYPTILSEDTFRVPKQALTPKEDSTQETHTQPISGSPTKTGAQKCLGLFRRLRGETNKIPVPKILIQDFSEKEEKLTAKERRRRKRERERKESEKDRKKQEKEMEKDTEKERKKPQTRGKSFQVLNRKCSNKDMSTENRDSQTCRPRRNSAPFSDSYF from the exons ATGTCTGATAAGACAGACCATAGTGAGGATGAAGAAAGGAAATCTGTGTTGGGAGTCACAGTTGTAGAGACCAACCGTTTTGGGTTCATTCTTGGGAATGGTGAAATTGACAG TGATGGTCCCTGTCCTGAGTTAGTGAGACATCGAGAGACGAAATGGCTTAGCCTCATAAAACAATGGGAGCAGGTGATGGAGAAAAAAAGCAGCAAG GTCAAAAGTCAGTGCCAGAAGGGCATCCCAGCATCGGTCAGGGCTAAGTGCTGGCCACTGCTCTGCGGTGCTATGGACAGaatgaagaaaaatgtaaaactgtaCGAA CGTCTAGTTGAAGCTCCAGATCAGCAAGGATGGACTGACATCATCAAAAGGGACACAGACAGACAATTTCCCTTCCATGAGATGTtccattccaaagatggccatgGGTACCCGAAGCTCTTCTTTCCTTTAGAGATCCTGTTTTGGTCTTTCCTCCTCTCTTTGCA TCAGAAGGACCTGCTGCAGGTTCTAAAAGCATACACGCAGTACCGACCAGAAGAGGGCTACTGTCAGGCACAGGGTCCAGTAGCAGCTGTACTCCTGATGAACATGCCCGCTGAG GAGGCGTTCTGGTGTTTGGTGCAGATTAGTGAACTCTACCTTCCTGGCTACTACAGCCCTCTTCTG gaAGGTGTTCTATTCGATGCTGCTGTTCTCTCAAGCGTATTAAAAAAACTGTGTCCAGCTGCACACAAACACCTACAGAATCAGGGGGTGGAGCCTCTCATGTTTGCCACTGATTGGTTGATGTGTCTATACAGCCGCCACTTACCTTTCAACACTTTGCTCAGAGTCTGGGATCTCTTCTTCTGCTATG GTGTGCGTGTTTTGTTCCAGGTTGCTGTAGTACTGGTGCGCCGTTGTCTTGGACAGGGACGACTGCGAAAAGAGTGCGATGGACAGATGGAAACTCTGGAGCGACTGCGAGGTGTTAAAGAGCGTGTCCAAAATGATCAGGCTGACACCTTCATTCATGAG GTGTGTTCTGTGCCCCTTTCCTTGGCAGACCTgcaaaaacaaacagagaaagagacagagaagtgGAAAGTAGAAAGACCGGACTCGACTTTTGACCTGCGAGGGCGCTGTCATGGATACCGAATGGCATGGGAGAGAGGGCAggtgaaacaaaaagaaaatgagaaGGAACGGCAAAGAGGGAACCTGACTCTTCCTCTAATGCGATcacattcctctctctctccctccatttTGCAAAAGAAATGGAGAAAGAGGAGTAGTCGGACTGAGACGGAGGAGTGGGACGGAGGAGGAAGAACATTCTCCCAAGGTTTAACTGAAGAGAGTGATGATGGAGACGTAAGGAGGAGGAGTGTGTGTGGTGTCATTGGGGAGCAGAAGGCAAAGCAAGACAGGCTAGCACATGAACtctatacacacaaacaaaaagatcACAACACACATACAACTATTTCGCCACAAAAACCGAAGGGGCTGCTGGTGGTCTCTTCTAGCATTGAGTCTCATGTTTTAGAGGATGGGCATAAAGACACAATTTGCAGGTCACAGTTACAGAGTGTTACAGAGAGAGATTCTGTTGAACAGGAGGACACATTACATACAGATACTGGTCATCGCAAGGAAGAAACAAAAGTATCTTTAAACCAACACAATGACACTTTAGACACAGAACAATGTAAATGTGATGATAAAGAAAGGATTGCTGCAGGTTTGGTGGAGGAGGATATACAGACACATGAACATCATGAACACAATGTAGAAAGAGAGACATGTCAAGGTATACAAAATACAGAGAATAAGACACATCAAAATGAACAGAGTACAAAAGAGTGTACAAATCAGGACAAACAGAATACAGAAGAACTGACAAATCAAAATGAACAGAGCACAAAAGAGCAGAAAAATCAAGATAAACAGACATGTCAAGATGAACAGTACGTGGAAATTAAGATAACTTCAGAGTCATGTGAAGAGTGCATACAAACAAACTATGATCCACAGGAAGTGTACATGCAGACTAACACTGGTAAACAGGAAGAGCAAATACAGTCAGACAGCATAATTCAGGAAGACATAACACAAACAGTGAGCTGTAAATGTGACGGAACAGGAACAGATAATTTGCAAAAAGTCACAATACATGAAGACAACCAGCAAGATGAGGAAAATATTCAAAATCTGGAAAATATCACAGAGGGAGAAGTACAGACACCAGTTGTCCAAGAATACCAGAGGTCTCACACATCCAGAGATCAATATGAAGAACAAACCACTGGTGAAAACCATACTTATGTAGGTAAGGAGGAAGCAGGGTTTCAGCATGAAGTGGTCGGTGATGGAGAGATCcttgaaaagagagaaaaagggaaGGAGGAAGAAAGAAAAGTGAGCAACAGTGATGACCATATTGGTGAAAAAGAGACACTGCAAACATCTGAAGAAGTACCATCATCTTCTTTAGAAACTAAAGAAACAGCAATTGAGCATCCAGACATATCAGTCTCTGCTCATGGCTTGGCTGATCCTGTACATCAATCCCAATCCAGTGATCCAGAACAAAATGACATGGATGCTACTGTTATATCTAGTGACTCAGACCATAGTCCAGTGGATTCCAAAAAAGTGGAAGTTATATTAGGATGTGGCAACCCAGAACAGAGTGAAGTGGGTGCTTCTGGTGAGACTGATTTCCATGAAACTTGGGAGGAGGATGTAGCAGTGGCATCTAAAAACTCTAAGGACATAAACATGAATGCTGCTCCTGCTGCTATGTGTGGTAACATAAAAACCAGTGAGATTAACACAGAACACTGTGGAGTAAATAAAACAGCTGGATCTGAAAATATAAAGTGTTGTGAAATGTATGCTTCTGAAAAATCAAGCAACCTTGGCCACGATGAAGAGGATGATATCTGTAGATCTGGTGACACGGACAGCGAagaaatgcatgttaaaatggGATCTGGCGACCCAGAGAACAAAAAGTTGCAGGGTGCAACTGGATCTGCCAACACAAAGTGCATTCAAATTATAACTGGATCTGGCAACCATGAAAGTGAAGTAGTGGATTCCTTTGTTGGATCTGGAAACCCAGAGTGTAAAGACGTGCATGCTGGTGTTCGATATGGCAACCCAGATTGTATTCAGATTACAACTGAATCTGGTATCCATGAGAGCAATGTTGTGGATTCTGCTGTTGGATCTGCCAACCCAGAGAATGATACTGTGGAGTCTGCTGATGGATCTGGCAACCCGGAGTGTAAATTCATGCATGTTATGATTGAATCTAGCAACCCAGAAAGCAATGAAGTGCATGTTGGAACGGGATCTAGCAACACAGCGTGTAAAGAAGTGCAGTTCGCGACTGGATCTGGCAACCCTGAAAGCAACGATGTGCATGTCGGAGTTGGATATGGCAACTCAGAGGGCATTCAGATTTCAGCTGCATCTAGTAATTATGAAGGCCCTATAGTGGATTCTGCTGTTAGATCTGGCAACCCAGAGTGCAACATGGTGGACACTGCTAATGGATCTGGCAACCCTCTGCATAACATTGCATGTACAAAACCAGACAAAAGCCAGGATTTGGAGTCCACCTCTTCAAAAACAGCTTCCAAATCTTCAACGGCAAATGTCCTGCCAACTCAGCACTGTGTGGGCAGAACCTCCAGCTCACGGTCATTCTATCCCACAATCCTCTCTGAGGACACCTTCAGAGTCCCAAAGCAGGCTCTCACACCCAAGGAAGACAGCACACAAGAGACACACACTCAGCCCATCTCAGGCTCGCCAACAAAGACAGGCGCTCAGAAATGTCTTGGTCTCTTCCGCCGTCTCCGGGGGGAGACCAATAAAATCCCCGTCCCCAAAATCCTCATTCAAGACTTTAGCGAGAAAGAGGAAAAGTTGACTGCAAAAGAGCGGAGGCGgaggaaaagagagagggagaggaaagAAAGTGAGAAGGAcagaaagaaacaagaaaaggAGATGGAAAAGGAcacagaaaaggagagaaaaaagccTCAGACAAGAGGGAAGAGCTTCCAGGTGCTCAACAGGAAGTGTAGCAACAAAGACATGTCCACTGAAAACAGGGACTCTCAGACGTGTCGCCCTAGGAGAAATTCTGCCCCTTTTTCTGACAGTTATTTTTGA